Within the Catenulispora sp. GP43 genome, the region CAGCCTGCTGCAGGTCAAGGCGGCCGGCGGCGACGTGCGAGTGGTCTACTCCCCCGCCGACGCGGTCCGGATCGCCGCCGCCGAGCCGCGGCGCCGCGTGGTGTTCCTGGCGGTCGGCTTCGAGACCACGGCCCCGGCGAACGCCGCGGCCGTCCTGCTGGCCGAGTCCCTGGGCCTGACCAACTTCAGCATGCTGGTGAGCCACGTGCTGGTGCCGCCGGCGATCACGGCGATCCTGGAGGATCCGGAGTGCCTGGTGGACGGGTTCCTGGCCGCCGGCCACGTCTGCTCGGTCATGGGGTACACCGAGTACGAGCCGATCGCCGCGCGATACCGGGTACCGCTGGTGGTCACCGGGTTCGAACCGCTGGACCTGCTGGAAGGCATCCTTATGGCGGTGCACCAGCTGGAGTCCGGCCGGCACGAGGTCGAGAACCAGTACGCACGCGCGGTCCACCGGGACGGAAACCAGGTGGCGCAGGAGGCGATACGCCGTGTCTTCCGGGTCGCGGACAAGGAATGGCGCGGTATCGGTTCGATCCCCGACAGCGGGCTGGTGCTCGCCGACGGATACGAACGCTTCGACGCCGCGCTGTGGTTCCCCTCCGGTCCCCGCAGCCCCGAGTCCGCGTCCGAATGCATCGCCGGCCAGATCCTCACCGGGGTGAAGACTCCGACCGACTGCCCCGCTTACGGCACGCGCTGCACGCCCCGCCATCCCCTGGGCGCGCCGATGGTCTCCTCGGAGGGCACCTGCGCGGCCTTCTTCTCGGCGGGAAGAACCGCCGCCGCTCCATCGCCGGCTCTGAACGCGGCGACCAGTTAGGAGGGACACACCGCCATGACCGCCAGCCCCTTGTTCACCGCGTGTCCGGCACCCACCGCCGAGACCGAGCACGTTCTGCTCGGCCACGGCTCAGGCGGCCGGCTCTCCGCCGAACTGCTCAGCGAGGTGATCCTGCCGGGGTTCGGCCTGGCCGGCTCCGCGGGCCGGCCTCTGGAAGACGCCGCCGTGCTGCCGTTGCCCACGGCCGAGATCGTGATGAGCACCGACTCCTTCGTCGTCGACCCGCTGTTCTTCCCCGGCGGGGACATCGGTTCGCTCGCCGTCCACGGCACGGTCAACGACCTGGCCATGATGGGGGCGGTGCCGGTGGCGCTGGCGGTGGCGTTCATCGTCGAGGAGGGCTTCGGCATGCGGGAGCTGGGACGGATATCCCAGTCGCTGGGCCGGGCCGCGCACGCCGCCGGCGTGAAGGTGGTGACCGGGGACACCAAGGTCGTCGGGCGCGGCGCCGCGGACCGGCTGTTCATCACCACCACGGGGCTGGGTGTGCGCATGCCGTTGGCGCGCCCGTCGGCCGGCCGGGTGCGGCCCGGCGACGTGCTGCTGTTGTCCGGCCCGATCGGCCTGCACGGTGTCACGATCCTGTCCACCCGCGACAGCCTGGGCTTCGAAACCGAGATCGGCTCCGATTCCCAGCCGCTGCACCGGGTCGTCGCGGCCGCGGTGGCCGCCGGCGGCGACGGGGTGCGCGCCCTGCGGGACCCGACCCGCGGCGGCGTGGCCTCGGCGCTCAACGAACTCGCGGCCGCCTCCGGGGTGGGCGTGCTGGTGGAGGAGACCGCGCTGCCGGTGCCGGAGCCGGTGTCGGCGGCCTGCGACCTGCTCGGCCTGGACGTGCTGCACGTGGCCAACGAGGGCTGCCTGCTGGCGTTCGTCGCCCCGGACAAGGCCGACGCGGTGCTGGCGGCGATGCGGTCGCGCCCGGAATCGCCCGGGGCGGTGCGGATCGGGCAGGCAGTGGCCGAGCATCCGCGCCGGGTGGTGGTGCGCACCGGGATCGGCGCGGAGCGGGTGCTCGACATGCTGGTCGGCGAGCAGCTGCCACGGATCTGTTGAACGGGTCGTGGAACGGCGACCAGAGGACCCCGACCTCTGGTCGGGGTCCTCTGGTTCCTGCGGGGCCTGATATCTCCAGCCTCAGAACGCCGGCAGCCCCGCCGCGGCGAACCGGTCCCGGGCCCGGCGTACCTGGTCGGGCGTCGGGGTCGGGGTGTCGGCCAGCGGGAACCGGATGCCCAGAGCCCGGTACTTCGCCGCGCCGAGCTTGTGGAACGGCAGGACGTCGACCCGCTCGACGTTGCCCAGCGAGGCGGCGAAGCGCGCCACGCCCGAGACGTTCGCGGCGCCGTCGGTCAGGCCCGGCACCAGGACGTACCGCAGGTGCACAGGGACGGCACGCTCGGCCAGACGCCGGGCGAAGACCAGGGTCGGATGCAGCTCGCCGCCGGTCAGCCGGCGGTACAGCGCGCGGTCCCAGGACTTGATGTCCAGCAGGACCAGACTCGTCGCCGCCAGCAGCTCCTCGTCGGCGCGCACTCCCAGGTATCCCGAGGTGTCCAGCGCGGTATGCAGCCCCAGGCCGCGGAACCCGTTCAACAGCGCGGCCGTGAAGCGCGGCTGAAGCAGCGGCTCGCCGCCGCTGACCGTGGCCCCGCCGCCGCAGGCCCGGATGAACGGGACGAAGTCCGCGGCCTTGGCCACCAGCTCGGCGGAGCTGGTAGAGGTGCCGTCGCGCATCCGCCAGGTCTCAGGGTTCTGGCAATATCGGCAGCGCAACGGGCAACCGGCGGTGAAGACGGTGAACCGGGTTCCCGGCCCGTCGACGCCGGTGCTCAGGTCCCAGCTGCTGACCGAGCCGACCACGGCCTCGGCGGGCTTGGCGCCGGCCGTGGCCGTGGTCCCGACCGGGAGTCCGGTGGCGGTCATAGGGGTTCACGCCTTCTCGTGGAAGGTACGGCTGATCACGTCGAGCTGCTGCTCCCGCGTCAGCCGCACGAAGTTGACGGCGTAGCCGGAGACCCGGATGGTCAGCTGCGGGTACTTCTCCGGATGCTCCATGGCGTCCACCAGCGTCGCGCGGTCCAGCACGTTGACGTTCATGTGGAATCCGCCGCAGGAGAAGTAGCCGTCCAGGATCCCGGCCAGGTTCACCGCCCGCTCGGCGTCGGCCCGGCCCAGCGCCGCCGGGACGATCGAGGCGGTCAGCGAGATCCCGTCCAGCGCCTGGTCGTACGGGAGCTTGGCGACCGACACCGCCGCGGCGACCAGGCCGTGGGTGTCGCGGCCGTTCATCGGGTTCGCGCCCGGCGAGAACGGCGTCCCGGCCCGGCGGCCGTCCGGGGTGTTGCCGGTCTTGTGGCCGTAGACGACGTTGGAGGTGATGGTCAGCACCGACTGGGTGTGCCGCGCGTTCCGGTACGTCGGGTGCTGACGGACCTTCGCCATGAATCGCTCGACCAGGCCGACCGCGATGGCGTCGGCGCGCTCGTCCCCGTTGCCGTAGGCCGGGAAGGCGCCCTCGGTCGGGAAGTCGACCGCGAGGCCGCTCGCGTCCCGGATCACTTTCACCCGCGCGTGCTTGACCGCCGACAGCGAGTCGGCCGTGACCGCGAGCCCCGCGACACCGCAGCCCATGAGCCGCTCGACGTCGCTGTCGTGCAGCGCCATCTCAATGCGTTCGTAGGCGTACTTGTCGTGCATGAAGTGGATGACGTTCAGCGCGTGCACGTAGGTCGCGGCCAGCCAGTCGAGCATCGCGTCGAAGGCGGCGTCCAGCTTCTCGTACTCCAGGTACTCCCCGCCGATCGGCTCGAATCCGGGCGCGACCGTCTCGCCGCTCATCTCGTCCCGGCCGCCGTTGATCGCGTACAACAGAGCCTTGGCCAGGTTGACCCTGGCGCCGAAGAACTGCATCTGCTCCCCGACCGCCATGGCCGACACGCAGCAGGCGATCGCGGTGTCGTCGCCGAAGCGGGGCCTGATCAGGTCGTCGGACTCGTACTGGATGGAGCTGGTGTCGATGGAGACCCGTGTGCAGAACTCCTTAAAGCCGGCCGGGAGGTCCGGGGACCACAGCACGGTGAGGTTGGGCTCCGGCGCCGGACCGAGGTTGTAGAGCGTCTGCAGGAACCGGAAACTGGTGCGGGTCACCAGCGGCCGGCCGTCCTCGCCGATACCGCCGATGGACTCGGTGACCCAGGTCGGGTCGCCGGAGAACAGCTCGTCGTACTCCGGGGTGCGCAGGAAGCGCACGATCCGCAACTTGATGACGAAGTCGTCGACGATCTCCTGCACCTGCTGCTCGGTGAGCCGGCCGGCGGCGAGGTCCCGCTCGAAGTAGACGTCGAGGAAGGTCGAGACGCGGCCCAGCGACATCGCCGCGCCGTTCTGCTCCTTCACCGCGGCCAGGTAGCCGAAGTACAGCCACTGCACCGCCTGACGGGCGTCGGCGGCGGGCCCGCTGATGTCGAAGCCGTAGGACGCGGCCATCTCCTTGAGCTCCTCCAGAGCCCTGGTCTGTTCGGCCAGTTCCTCCCGCGCCCGGATCGTCTCCTCGTCGGCCCAGCGCGCGTCCAGAACGGCCCGGTCGGCGCGCTTGGCCGCGATGAGCCGGTCCACGCCGTACAGCGCCACGCGCCGGTAGTCGCCGATGATGCGGCCACGGCCGTAGGCGTCCGGCAGCCCGGTGATGATCCCGGCCCGGCGGGCCGCGCGGATCTCGGGGGTGTAGGCGTCGAAGACCCCGTCGTTGTGCGTCTTGCGGTACTTGGTGAAGATCTCCTGGACGCGCGGATCCGGGGCGATCCCGTACGCCTTCAGGCCGGCGGCCACCAGGCGCCAGCCGCCGTTCGGCATGATCGCCCGCTTGAGCGGGGCATCGGTCTGTAGACCGACGATGATCTCGTGGTCGCGGTCGATGTAACCGGGGGCGTGGGCGGTGATGCCGGCCGGCGTGCTCGCGTCGACGTCGTACACGCCGCGGGCGCGTTCGACCACGAACATCTCCCGCAGCCGCCCCCACAACGCGGCGGTCCGCTCCGTGGAACCGGCCAGGAACCCGCCGTCGCCGAGGTAGGGCGTGTAGTTCGCCTGGATGAACCCGTGCACGTCGATCCCGTCGCACCACGGGCCCGCGGTGAATTCGTCCCAGGCCGTCACAGGAATGTCGGCCACTACAGCGGTCATGTTCCTTGCCTCCTCGCTCGCGGTGCCGGTCACCGGGCACTGTCAGGATCCCGCCACGTCACCGGGTGGACTAGACCAGTCCGACCCGGTCGCACCGGGTCCAACGGCCCTGGCGAACGGCGGACCGCCGGAGCTGTCACTGCCCGGCCAGATCGCGGCGTCGGAACGCCACAGCCGCCACGGCCACCGCCACGACGGCCAGTCCCGTCATGACGGCCGCGCCGACCCAGTTCGGATCGGCGGCCGGCGCGGGAGCGCTGTGGTGCAGGATCGAGGTGTCCAGCACCCAGTGGTCGATCCCTGCGAAGGATCCGAGGATCTGCATCAGGAACGACCAGCCGAGCACCGCGTAGACCGCGACAGCCGTCGCACGCGGAGCGACGGCGTGGACCGCGGTGCCCAGTCCGATCAGCAACAGCGCGGGCGGGACCGTGTTCAGACCGGCCTGGACCATGGTCCCGAATCCGATCCCGGTGTGCTGGCTGGCGGCCCCGGCCCAGGCGGCCAGCCCCGCCACCACACCGCAGATCAGCGCCAGCACGGCGGCGACCGCCACCCGGCACAGCAGCCACCGGGTCCGGCTCACCGGACGCACCAGGAGGTTGTCCACCATGCCGCCGGCCTCCTCGCCGCGCGTGGCGTTCACCACGGTCGCCCCGGCGAAGGCGACCAGGACCGCGACCATCACGAACGCGAAGCCCAAGTAGGACTCGGCCCCGGTGCGATGGGCGCCGAGGCGGGCCAGCGCGTCGTTCACGGCTTTGGATCCGGAGACCGATTCGCTCGCGGACTGGGCGATGAGCCCCAGGAAGAGTCCGCCGACGGCCAGACCCGCGATCCAGCCGTAGGCCAGAGGCCGAGTGAGCCGCACCGCGAGCCCCGCCTGACCGCCCAGCAAACCGGTGCGCGCCTTGGCTGTGTCCGGGTCGGGCAGGACCGCCGCGCCCAGGTCACGCCGATCCGCGACGACGAGTGCGGCCACGCTCAGCACCAGCACCGTGGCCAGCGGCGGGATCAGCGCCACCGGCCGGGACCCGGTGAACGCGTGGAACTGCGCGGGCCAGCCCAGCGGTGTGGCCCACCGGGCCCAGCGCAGACCCGGGGACGCGTCGGCGGCGGCCCGGATCAGGAACGCCGCGGCGAACACGACCGCCGACAGCACACTGGCTTGCCGCCGAGTGGCCGAAAGCTGGCCCATCAGCACTCCCACCGCGACGAACACCGCGGTGATCAGTACCGCCAGCAAGCTCACCATCAGCATCCCGGACGCCGCCACCGGAGGCGTCACCCGGCGGCCGCCCGCCACCGCGACCGCGGCGGCCACGGCGAACAGCGCGGCCAGCCCGGCGCCGAGACCGGCCATCGCCTGTGCCGCGGCCCCGCGTCGCGTGACTTGTCCGGACAGCAGCATCTCCCAGCGCCCGGCCTCCTCCTGACCGCGCAGCGCCGATGTGCCCATGAGCAGCCCGATCACCGCGCCGACCAGCGACAGGAAGCCCAAGGCCCGCCACGCGGTGAACCCGCCGACGGTGTCGAGACCGAACGCCGGGCCGAACAACGCCGCCATGCCCTTGTTCGTGCCCAGGGTCTGCGCGAGCCGCTCCCGAGCTGCCGGCGTGCCGCCGACCGCCTTGTAGGCCAGGGCCGACTCGGCGATGTAGTACCCGTAGGCCAGGCCCCACAACGCACCCCAGCGCACGGCGCGCCGTCCGGTGAGCCAGGCGACCACGGTACGCGGCGAGCGCGTCGGCGACTGGGCCCGAAGCGCCGGAGTCGACGCCCGGTGCAGCGTCGGCAGGCGCGGGCGGTCAGACAGCGAGTGCATCAGTGTTCTCCTCGTGTCGGCCGTAGTGCGCCAGGAACAGCTCCTCCAGCGAGGGCTCCCGGCTGAGCAGTTCGCGCACACCGGTCCCCGACAGCGCCTCCAGCAAAGGCGCGACCGGCCCGGTCATCTGACAGCGCAGCCGGTGGCCCGCGACCTCGACGGCGCTGACGCCGGACACCCCGCTGACGTCCGGCGGCGTGCCGTCGAAGACTGCTTCCACCGAGACCGCGGACAAGTGCTTCATCTCCGCCAAGGCGCCCAGCTCGACCAGCGTCCCGGCCCGCAGAATCCCCACCCGGTCGCACACCGCTTCCACCTCGGAAAGGATGTGGGAGGACAGGAACACCGTCCGACCGGTCTGCTTGGCACGCCGCACACTGTGCCGGAACGCCTGTTCCATCAGCGGGTCCAGCCCGGCGGTCGGCTCGTCGAGGATCAGCAGCTCGGTGCGGGCGGCGAACGCGGCGATGAGGTTGATCTTCTGCCGGTTCCCTTTGGAATACGCCCGGACCTTCTTGGACGGGTCGAAGTCGAACAGCTCCACCAGCTCACGCTGATATCCCAGGTCGACGTCGCCGTGTACCCGGCCCAGCAGGTGCAGCGTCTCGGCGCCGGTAAGCGAGGGCCACAGCGCCGCCTCGCCGGGCACGTAGGCGACCCGCTTGTGCACCTCGACCGCGCGCCGGGCCGCGTCGAGCCCGAACAACTCGGCGCGGCCCGAGGTCGGCCGGATCAGGCCCAGGAACAACCTGATGGTCGTGGTCTTGCCCGCGCCGTTGGGACCGAGGTAGCCCAGCACTTCGCCCTGACCGACCTCCAAGTCCAGGTCACGCAGCGCATCGGTGGTGCCGTACCGCTTGCCGAGCCCGACAGCCCGCATCACTGTTCCGCTCATCACACCCGCTCCAGCCGAGATCGGTGTCCGCCCTGTTCCCGGGCAGTCTGCGCCTGGCCGCAGACCGCGGCCAGGGTCGGTCGATCGCCGTGGACAGGGCCCTTCGGCCCTGGTCGTCGCGGGCAGGTCAGCGCTTCTGTGGGCAGCGAGGACACCGGCTGAAAAGCCACGACACTTCGGAGGGCGACATGAGGATCGGCATCAACGGATTCGGCCGGGTCGGCAGGGTCTTCCTGCGGATCGCCGCCGAGCGCGGCCTGGAGGTGGTGGCGGTCAACGACGCCGCCGACACCGCGACCATGGCCCACCTGTTCGCGCACGACTCCACCTACGGCCGGCCCGCCGCCGAGGTGGCCTACGAGGACGGCACGCTGCTCCTCGACGGCCGCAAGATCCTGATGACCCGGCACACCGAGCCGGAACGCCTGCCCTGGGGCGAGCTCGGCGTGGATCTGGTCATCGAGTCCACCGGACGGTTCCGCACCCGCGAGCAGGCCGCCGCGCACCTGACCGCCGGCGCCCGCAAGGTCCTGATGTCCGCCCCGGCCAAGGGGCCGGTGGACGCGACCATCGTGATGGGGATCAACCAGGAGTTCTACGACCCCCAAGAGCACGACGTGGTCTCCAACGCCTCGTGCACCACCAACTGCGTCGCCCCCATGGTCGACGTCCTGCACCGGCACTTCGGCCTGGTCCACGGCTTCATGACCACGGTCCACGCCTACACCGGCGACCAGCGCCTGCTGGACGCCCCGCACAAGGACCTGCGCCGGGCCCGCTCCGCGGCCGGCAACATCATCCCGACCACCACCGGCGCCGCCAGGACCGTCGGCCTGGTCATCCCGGAGGTCGCCGGGCTGCTGGACGGCGTCGCCGTCCGCGTGCCGGTCCCCACCGGATCGCTGGTGGACCTGGCCGCCGTGCTGCGCCGGCCGGCCGGTGCCGAGGAGGTCAACGCGGCGTTCCAGCAGGAGTCGGAAGACCGGCTGCACGGAGTGCTGCGCATGGCCGGGCAGGGGTTCGTCTCCAGCGACGTCGTCGGCGACCCCGCCTCGTGCGTCTTCGACGCGCCGCTCACCCAGGCCCAGGGCGACCTGGTGAAGGTCTTCGGCTGGTACGACAACGAGTGGGGCTACTGCGCCCGGCTCGCCGACCTGGCCCGGTACATGGGAGACCGGCTCGGGTAGCCGGCACCGGACCGGACATCCGGCCCGATCCGGGACCTTCGGCTCTGTCGCAACCCCTCGGCCGCCCCGAAAGCTGGTTCTGAGGCCACCACTGCCTTCCGAATGATCAGAGCCCGCCATGAGAACCACTGTCGTAGTCGGCTACGACCGCACCCTGCCCAGCGGCAGAGCTCTCCTGGAAGCCGGCCGCGAGGCCGCGTACCGGGACGCGGATATCACCGTCGTCCATGTTCGCCGTCCGGACACAGCCGCTTCCCGCGGAACGGACGCCGCCGAACGCGAAGCGTCAGCCTCTACCGCGTCCTTCGGCGCCGGCGTTCTGCGGCACCACTATCCAGGCCTGACGATCCGCGCCGAGGCCCTCGTGGGAGCCCCGCACGAGGTCCTCGCCTCGGCGGCCCGAGGCGCTGACCTGCTCGTCCTCGGATCCACGGACAGCCCCGACGCCACCGGGCAGATGCTCGGCCCGGTGGCGGAGGAGACGCTGGCCCGCACACCGTGCCCGACCATGGTGGTCCGCAGTGGCGAGCGCTTCCCGCGGGGCGTCGTACTGGTTGCGATCGACCTCGCGGAACGGGCCGAGGAGGTGGTGGACTTCGCGTTCGCCGAGGCCCGCTTCCATGCGGCGCGCCTGCACGCGGTCAGCGCTGTGGAACCGGCTGAGCTGCGCGCGCTCGTCGGTGCGACCGCGCCGGCGCCCGACCCCCGTGCCGGGTCCCGGGTCGCGCTCGACCGGATCCTGGCAGAACGGCAGGAGCGCTGCGTGCGGGTCCAGGCCGGCGGCGAAGTCGTCGCCGGACCGCCGACCTCGGTGCTGACCGCCGCGGCCGCCGGCGCCGACCTGGTCGTCGCCGGTGCCCGCCGACGCCACGGCGAGCATTGCGGCGAGCGCTACGGGGTGCGGATCGGACCGGTGGCACAGGCCCTTCTGCGCGGCACGGCATGCCCGGTGATCATCGTGCCCCACTCCTGACCGGCGACGGCGAAAGGACAAGACCATGAAACCCACCATCGTCGTCGGCTACGACCAGATGCCGCAGACCATGCTCGCCCTGGACGAGGCAGCCGCCGAAGCCGACCGGCGCGCAGGCGTGCTGACCATCGTGCACGCTTTCCAGCGGGCTACTTGGGGGGCCAGACCTGGTACGGAACCGATCTCCGAGCACGCCGCGCACGCCGGCGCGCAGCGGATCGCCGAACGGGGCGCCGACCATGTCCGCTCCCGCCATCCCGGCCTGGAAGTCCGGACCCTCGCGACGGAAGGCTCCACCGCGACCGTCCTCACCGAGGCCGCGCGCGACGCCGATCTGCTGGTGGTCGGATGCCACGCGCACGTCGCCGGACTCGTGCTCGGCTCCGTGGCCGAGCGGGTGGCGACCCGCCCGGGCCGCCCGACCATGATCGTCCGTGGTGGCCGGCACGAGCCGCGGGGCACCGTCCTGGCGGCCGTCGACATCGACAGACCCGCCGACGGAGTGCTGGCCTTCGCGTTCGACGAGGCCCGGCTCCGTCGAACCGGGCTGAAGGCGATCAGCGTTCGGGAATCCTTCTGGCCCCGCACCTACGCCGGCGACACCAGCGGGCTGCGGGCGGCCTCGATCCAGGGCGAGGACAACGCGGACCTGGCCCTGCGGGACCTGCTCAGGCCGTGGCAGGCCGAATACCCCGAGGTCCACGTGCGGCGCGAGCTCGCCGACGGCCCGGCCGCCACGATCCTCATCGCCGCCTCCTCGCACGCCGATGTCATCGTCGCCGGAGCCCACCACCACAGCACGCAGGGCCGGCCCATCGGTGACGCACACGTGGGACC harbors:
- the gap gene encoding type I glyceraldehyde-3-phosphate dehydrogenase, with the protein product MRIGINGFGRVGRVFLRIAAERGLEVVAVNDAADTATMAHLFAHDSTYGRPAAEVAYEDGTLLLDGRKILMTRHTEPERLPWGELGVDLVIESTGRFRTREQAAAHLTAGARKVLMSAPAKGPVDATIVMGINQEFYDPQEHDVVSNASCTTNCVAPMVDVLHRHFGLVHGFMTTVHAYTGDQRLLDAPHKDLRRARSAAGNIIPTTTGAARTVGLVIPEVAGLLDGVAVRVPVPTGSLVDLAAVLRRPAGAEEVNAAFQQESEDRLHGVLRMAGQGFVSSDVVGDPASCVFDAPLTQAQGDLVKVFGWYDNEWGYCARLADLARYMGDRLG
- a CDS encoding ATP-binding cassette domain-containing protein; the encoded protein is MSGTVMRAVGLGKRYGTTDALRDLDLEVGQGEVLGYLGPNGAGKTTTIRLFLGLIRPTSGRAELFGLDAARRAVEVHKRVAYVPGEAALWPSLTGAETLHLLGRVHGDVDLGYQRELVELFDFDPSKKVRAYSKGNRQKINLIAAFAARTELLILDEPTAGLDPLMEQAFRHSVRRAKQTGRTVFLSSHILSEVEAVCDRVGILRAGTLVELGALAEMKHLSAVSVEAVFDGTPPDVSGVSGVSAVEVAGHRLRCQMTGPVAPLLEALSGTGVRELLSREPSLEELFLAHYGRHEENTDALAV
- the hypE gene encoding hydrogenase expression/formation protein HypE, whose protein sequence is MTASPLFTACPAPTAETEHVLLGHGSGGRLSAELLSEVILPGFGLAGSAGRPLEDAAVLPLPTAEIVMSTDSFVVDPLFFPGGDIGSLAVHGTVNDLAMMGAVPVALAVAFIVEEGFGMRELGRISQSLGRAAHAAGVKVVTGDTKVVGRGAADRLFITTTGLGVRMPLARPSAGRVRPGDVLLLSGPIGLHGVTILSTRDSLGFETEIGSDSQPLHRVVAAAVAAGGDGVRALRDPTRGGVASALNELAAASGVGVLVEETALPVPEPVSAACDLLGLDVLHVANEGCLLAFVAPDKADAVLAAMRSRPESPGAVRIGQAVAEHPRRVVVRTGIGAERVLDMLVGEQLPRIC
- a CDS encoding universal stress protein; this encodes MKPTIVVGYDQMPQTMLALDEAAAEADRRAGVLTIVHAFQRATWGARPGTEPISEHAAHAGAQRIAERGADHVRSRHPGLEVRTLATEGSTATVLTEAARDADLLVVGCHAHVAGLVLGSVAERVATRPGRPTMIVRGGRHEPRGTVLAAVDIDRPADGVLAFAFDEARLRRTGLKAISVRESFWPRTYAGDTSGLRAASIQGEDNADLALRDLLRPWQAEYPEVHVRRELADGPAATILIAASSHADVIVAGAHHHSTQGRPIGDAHVGPTVHPLLLRADCPVVIVPHGPVRAVPRPARQPSADRHAPAR
- a CDS encoding universal stress protein — its product is MRTTVVVGYDRTLPSGRALLEAGREAAYRDADITVVHVRRPDTAASRGTDAAEREASASTASFGAGVLRHHYPGLTIRAEALVGAPHEVLASAARGADLLVLGSTDSPDATGQMLGPVAEETLARTPCPTMVVRSGERFPRGVVLVAIDLAERAEEVVDFAFAEARFHAARLHAVSAVEPAELRALVGATAPAPDPRAGSRVALDRILAERQERCVRVQAGGEVVAGPPTSVLTAAAAGADLVVAGARRRHGEHCGERYGVRIGPVAQALLRGTACPVIIVPHS
- the pflA gene encoding pyruvate formate-lyase-activating protein, giving the protein MTATGLPVGTTATAGAKPAEAVVGSVSSWDLSTGVDGPGTRFTVFTAGCPLRCRYCQNPETWRMRDGTSTSSAELVAKAADFVPFIRACGGGATVSGGEPLLQPRFTAALLNGFRGLGLHTALDTSGYLGVRADEELLAATSLVLLDIKSWDRALYRRLTGGELHPTLVFARRLAERAVPVHLRYVLVPGLTDGAANVSGVARFAASLGNVERVDVLPFHKLGAAKYRALGIRFPLADTPTPTPDQVRRARDRFAAAGLPAF
- the hypD gene encoding hydrogenase formation protein HypD yields the protein MKYLDEYRDPALARRLLAELGAVATRPWRLMEVCGGQTHTLVRQGIDELLPAGIRMIHGPGCPVCVTPVAVIDRALELAATPDVVFTSFGDMLRVPGTSTSLLQVKAAGGDVRVVYSPADAVRIAAAEPRRRVVFLAVGFETTAPANAAAVLLAESLGLTNFSMLVSHVLVPPAITAILEDPECLVDGFLAAGHVCSVMGYTEYEPIAARYRVPLVVTGFEPLDLLEGILMAVHQLESGRHEVENQYARAVHRDGNQVAQEAIRRVFRVADKEWRGIGSIPDSGLVLADGYERFDAALWFPSGPRSPESASECIAGQILTGVKTPTDCPAYGTRCTPRHPLGAPMVSSEGTCAAFFSAGRTAAAPSPALNAATS
- the pflB gene encoding formate C-acetyltransferase — protein: MTAVVADIPVTAWDEFTAGPWCDGIDVHGFIQANYTPYLGDGGFLAGSTERTAALWGRLREMFVVERARGVYDVDASTPAGITAHAPGYIDRDHEIIVGLQTDAPLKRAIMPNGGWRLVAAGLKAYGIAPDPRVQEIFTKYRKTHNDGVFDAYTPEIRAARRAGIITGLPDAYGRGRIIGDYRRVALYGVDRLIAAKRADRAVLDARWADEETIRAREELAEQTRALEELKEMAASYGFDISGPAADARQAVQWLYFGYLAAVKEQNGAAMSLGRVSTFLDVYFERDLAAGRLTEQQVQEIVDDFVIKLRIVRFLRTPEYDELFSGDPTWVTESIGGIGEDGRPLVTRTSFRFLQTLYNLGPAPEPNLTVLWSPDLPAGFKEFCTRVSIDTSSIQYESDDLIRPRFGDDTAIACCVSAMAVGEQMQFFGARVNLAKALLYAINGGRDEMSGETVAPGFEPIGGEYLEYEKLDAAFDAMLDWLAATYVHALNVIHFMHDKYAYERIEMALHDSDVERLMGCGVAGLAVTADSLSAVKHARVKVIRDASGLAVDFPTEGAFPAYGNGDERADAIAVGLVERFMAKVRQHPTYRNARHTQSVLTITSNVVYGHKTGNTPDGRRAGTPFSPGANPMNGRDTHGLVAAAVSVAKLPYDQALDGISLTASIVPAALGRADAERAVNLAGILDGYFSCGGFHMNVNVLDRATLVDAMEHPEKYPQLTIRVSGYAVNFVRLTREQQLDVISRTFHEKA